The Nitrogeniibacter aestuarii genome has a window encoding:
- a CDS encoding YifB family Mg chelatase-like AAA ATPase — MSLAIVLTRALDGMDAPPVSVEVHLANGLPAFSLVGLPDTEVREARDRVRAAIQTSQFEFPARRITVNLAPADLPKESGRFDLAIALGILAASDQIKPASLEGHEFAGELSLTGLLRPVRGALAMALKTRDANRTLVLPTDSAREAALVRNAEVLAAESLLAVVAHLNGHDSLPRPAVPDAGSEVVAVPDLADVKGQMEARRALEVAAAGGHSLLFFGSPGTGKSMLAQRLPGILPPMTEGEALASAAVYSLSGSFDIARWGQRSFRSPHHSSSVAAVIGGGSIPSPGEISLATHGILFLDELPEFDRRVLEALREPLETGHVDVSRAKHRARFPARFQLVAAMNPCPCGYLGDPRGRCRCSPDQVARYRGKLSGPLLDRIDVMLEVPALTADELHAAQPGEASSVVRERVRAARSIAMERQGTPNARLAGEALRAHAQVDDAGRQMLARAIDRLGLSARGHDRVLRVARTLADMAGAGVIGRAHVAEAVQYRRNALNSSASR, encoded by the coding sequence ATGAGTCTCGCCATAGTTCTTACCCGTGCCCTGGATGGCATGGATGCGCCCCCGGTCAGCGTGGAAGTTCACCTCGCCAATGGATTGCCGGCGTTCTCCCTCGTGGGGCTGCCGGACACCGAAGTGCGCGAAGCGCGCGACCGCGTCCGCGCCGCCATCCAGACCAGTCAGTTCGAGTTTCCCGCGCGGCGCATCACTGTCAATCTGGCGCCAGCCGATCTGCCCAAGGAAAGCGGGCGCTTCGATCTGGCCATCGCTCTGGGCATTCTGGCGGCCTCCGATCAGATCAAACCGGCGTCTCTTGAAGGCCACGAGTTCGCGGGCGAACTGTCGCTCACGGGGCTGCTGCGGCCAGTGCGCGGCGCGCTGGCCATGGCGCTCAAGACGCGTGACGCCAACCGCACGCTCGTCCTGCCCACCGACAGTGCGCGTGAAGCCGCCTTGGTTCGCAATGCCGAGGTGCTCGCGGCGGAGAGCCTGCTGGCCGTGGTGGCGCATCTGAACGGCCATGACAGCCTGCCCAGACCCGCCGTGCCGGATGCAGGCAGCGAGGTGGTGGCGGTGCCGGATCTGGCCGACGTGAAAGGGCAGATGGAAGCCCGGCGCGCATTGGAGGTAGCGGCGGCCGGCGGGCACTCGCTCTTGTTCTTCGGTTCGCCGGGCACCGGAAAATCCATGCTCGCGCAGCGTCTGCCGGGCATTCTGCCGCCCATGACCGAGGGTGAGGCACTGGCCTCGGCGGCGGTGTATTCCTTGTCGGGCAGCTTCGATATCGCGCGTTGGGGGCAACGCAGCTTCCGCAGCCCGCACCACTCATCGTCCGTGGCGGCAGTGATCGGCGGTGGCAGTATTCCGTCGCCTGGCGAAATTTCCTTGGCAACCCATGGAATTCTATTCCTCGACGAACTGCCCGAGTTCGATCGCCGGGTGCTCGAGGCCTTGCGCGAGCCGCTGGAGACGGGGCACGTGGATGTCTCGCGGGCAAAGCATCGTGCGCGCTTTCCTGCACGGTTTCAACTGGTCGCGGCGATGAACCCCTGTCCGTGTGGCTATCTGGGCGACCCACGCGGGCGCTGCCGGTGCAGCCCGGATCAGGTGGCGCGGTACCGCGGCAAACTCTCCGGCCCCTTGCTCGACCGCATCGATGTCATGCTCGAAGTGCCGGCGCTCACGGCCGATGAGCTGCACGCGGCGCAGCCGGGGGAGGCATCGAGTGTGGTGCGCGAGCGGGTGCGTGCAGCGCGCAGTATCGCCATGGAACGGCAGGGGACGCCCAATGCCCGTCTTGCCGGCGAGGCACTGCGCGCGCATGCTCAGGTGGACGACGCAGGCCGCCAGATGCTGGCCCGTGCGATTGATCGGCTCGGGCTGTCGGCCCGTGGTCATGACCGTGTGCTCCGGGTTGCCCGGACGCTGGCCGATATGGCGGGCGCGGGCGTCATCGGTCGTGCGCATGTGGCCGAGGCGGTGCAGTACCGGCGCAACGCATTGAACTCGAGCGCTTCGCGATGA